TTAGAAGATGTCACTGCTGGAGAAAAGTCTAACAAAGAGGCAAGGCCTGCATTTTAATCTAAATAACCACTGTCCTCCACTTTAAGACAACAGATCCTTTGTTAATTATAACTTAGACAAACAATTCTAATAAGTCTCTCACAGATAATTAATACTAAAAAGTAACGCTTTTATCTTAATTGTTAAGTCAGTATTGAGAAGGATATTATCAGCTATTTTTGACACTGGATCTCATTTTGCTGTGTCATAAAACATTACATTTCAATAAGGCAGTTGTTCAGAAGTAGACTGAGAGGTAGACtcagcaaacatcattctgagatgtattagcaggagtgttgtaagcaagacacgagaagtaattcttccactccactccgcgctgattaggcctcaaaaggagtattgtgtccagttctgggagccacatttcaggaaagttgtggacaaattggagaaagtccagagaagagcaacaaaaatgattaaaggtctagaaaacatgacctatgagggaagattgaaaatattgggtttgtttagtttggaaaaagaagaccgagaggggacatgataacagtttttaagtacataaaaggttgttacaaggaggagggagaagaattgttcttcttaacctctgaggataggacaagaagcactgggcttaaattgcagcaagggaggttgcagaatctcAATCACTGGAGACTtttcagagcaggttagacaaacatgtcagggaaggtctagataatacttagtcctgccatgagtgcgggggactggactagatgacctcttgaggtcccttccagttctgtgattctatgaaatgttaatattaataaatattttcaaacatgaAAATACATGAGAAATACATCCCATTGTGCAAACCTTTCAAAATAATATGCTGAGCAAAATACATGCATTTTTTGGTGATAAGACATCACACAAACAGATTTTTTAATGTTGGGTAATATTTCAATGACTTTCTCCACACTCTTTAGACTTCTTTGAGCACCACTGCATGGATGAACCACTGGAAAGGAAATCTTTAAGATGTATATGCTATGAGGCATGTACATAATACTGGCTGTTTTCCTCTACAGCGTTCATGCATATGTCCCCCTCTCAGTTTCACTGTCTATAATGGGGGAAATAGATAGTTCCAGGACAGGAGTTAGTATCCAGTTAAGTCTGTCACCATTGGTCCAGATGACAGACATGGACCCAAATAACTATTTTTTGTCTGaacttcagaggtgctgagcatctacaactgccactgacttcactgggagatgcaggtgctcagcatctccagGTCAGTATTTAAGAAGGGTGAGGTATTTGCCTCTACTCTGCATTTCTATGCTGAAAAAAGGTTTGATCTGTTTTCACTGCAGAATCTGAGcactaatatttaaaaactgcatACTTAACTGGTATGGAGGAGAACATATTGGATTGTGGGTCAGTTCATATACTCATTTAGCTCTAAGCTCCACTCATATCAATATTATATCCCCAGATCTCCTTGATGAAACTTCAGCCGTGGCTGTAATGAttaatgattaaaaacaaaacaataagagAAAAATATCTGTGGCTACCAAATATAGGCACAGGGTTTATGCTCAAGACATACGGAGGGAGATGATTTGGTAAGCAACACATAGGCTAGAGGGGGTGAAATTCGTGAAATTTTCATTTCAGCAGCTTCTGGAAATTCAAAGCACAACGATCTCCTAAAGAACTGTAAACTATCCAAGGACGTTCCTGCTGTCATCACGATACTAAGCTTCCTGGAATTATTTACCTGAAACAAGAATATCGTTCCGTAAAGCACACACTGCATATTCAGACTTGGTAAATTCTGGgagcttagccagtgacttccattcTCCTGTCACAGGATCGTAGCATTCAGTGTATGGCAGATTAAACCCCCCAACTCGTTCACAGCCTCCGACAATGACTATCACCTCAGAATAACCAGTTGATCTAAAAGAAtgaaaacagaaagacaaaatagATGTTTATTAAAGCATATGTAGCAAACAATATCAGCTTGAAAAACCAAGGTCATacagttttaaaatctgaaaatctATTATTTAATGTGATACTGACTTCTACAGCAATAATTATTTCCTTACAAAATGGTTAAGCGTTTTCACTGTATTTCCAGCCGTAGTTCTGTGTGCCAGGTAACCATGCCAAtaagtaaccttttttttttttttttaataaatggtgGAGTTATATTGTATGATTGTTCCatgaaaaaatcaatttttaaaaaagaaagcccTTAAACTTGAAGATTGTTTTCCTCCTCTGACTGAAAATGCAGAAATATCAGAGGTAAAGCTGAAGCCATGTGTGAGAAATTTATATATGCAGTTTTGGAAGTTTCATATAAAATCCATCATATTGAAAACAGTCTTCTGCAAAATTACAAATATCACAAAGACtcctatgacagtttacaccacaTTAATATTTCACAAATTTAGAACTAAATATCTTCCAAGTGTTacagaaaatttatttttaaaaaagttttaaacttATGGATCAGATAAAAACGTTATTAGACAGGATGTATGGTTGCAAATACGTATCAGTAATGTGAAAGTGGGTGTGGTAATGGAGGGAAACTTTAAAGAAGGTTGAAATAATAAAACCAAGTACCAAAGCCAGCAAATTCAAAGTTAATGTTACACTtatccaaaaaacaaaataaaatccaatATCAAatccaaacatttgaaaatatggaaatgcagagttaaagaAGCTTAGACATTAACTCTTCTCCATATTCCTGCTCACTTTCCAGTCAAATTCTTAAGAAAACCTGGTACCTGCAGATTATACTTCTATagttataatataaaataaacacacCTCACTACAATATCTCATTCCATATATGAATGGATAGAAAGGACCAACCAGCTACTATATATGAGCCTACCAAATCATTAGTCCCTCCCTCAAATTCACTTTTGCTCATGAGCCACCTATAAAAACCTCTCTCCATTTAAGCTTCTCTAGTTTAGGGAAATTTGCACCCATGTAATTACATCAATGCAGGGGCTGCCTGAGTTGCCCGGGGCTAagtgcaccagccactgcagaagtcacagaggtcatggaatcaGTGACTTCCGTGACAACTCGCATCCTTATACAGGATTGcaaatcttttttaaattaagaaataaaTGAGCCAATATCCGTGGATCGAAAATACTGCCTGAGAGTGGTGATGCATAGTTTTGCTCTCTCTGAAGGAGAACTGatttactaaaatattttaaatccagaactggatttaaaaataaacaaaccacacCTCTGGATGGTCACACATGTGGAGATTAGGGTCTGATCTACACAAGAAAATTAGGTTAACATAAGTACGTCAtttaggggtatgaaaaatccacacccctgccaaCTTAATTATCTAGTGCAGACCAGGCGTCTGTATAGACAGCTCTAAGCTAGGTCAATGAAAGATTTCTTCCGTTGACcgagctaccacctctcagagaggtggattacctatatCAAAAGGACAATGCCTCCTGTTGGCATATTCAGTCTCAACACTGAAGtgctgctgctgtagcatttcaaatgCAGACAAgtcccaagaggcagtagctaggtcgacagaagaatttaTCCATTGACACAGTACTGTCTACACTAGGTGTTAGGTCAGCTTAACCACACTACACAgagggtggatttttcatacccaaATCCACCCCGAGCTACGTACTTAAgacaacttaattttctagtgtagaccagaccttagaaTTTTTTGCAAGTAGGACAGTGTGTTGTGAATAAAGATAATAGGGATCACATTCAAAAATAAAGAGGCAGGCACAAAATACAATTAGGCATAGGCTGTTAATAGTAACAGTTAActattgaaacaaaatgcaaaTGGAGGTAATTAgagctgtggttctcaaactgtggcctATGGACCAGCAGTAGTCCAAAGATTTCTTCTGGCAGTCTAGAAAATGAAATATTGTGAGAAGCAAGAAGGGTGGGCCCAGGAGATGGCATGGAAGGTGGTCCATGAGATCTCTGTCATTACGTGGTCCCCAAAATAGAAAAAATGGAGAACCACATTACTAAAGTAacattcatagatactaaggtcagaagggaccattatgatcatctagtccgacctcctgcacaacgcaggccacggaatctcacccacccactcctgcgaaaaacctctcacctatgtctgagctactgaagtcctcaaatcgtggtttaaagacttcaaggagcagagaatcctccagcaagtgaccccgtgccccatgctacagaggaaggcgaaaaaactccagggcctcCTCGAATCTGCCCTGGagtaaaattccttcccgaccccaaatatggcgatcagctaaaccctgagcacatgggcaagattcaccagccgattcccaggaaagaattaaatCCAGTGCTTTCACAGAAgaaattaaaaatcagatttctgATGTACTTCACACAGGAAACTATACAGCTCTCATGACATTATTTGAAGAAGCTGAATTAAACAATATAGACCAACAAATGGCTGCCTGGGTAGCAGTCCTTTAATCAGttcaaagaaaatctgttaaaaaaaaaattaaaaatttccaCAGACAGAAATTCTGAGggattttgaaaaatcaggaatTTTGTCTGTTAAAGCATCCGCCATATTTGGGTGCTGCATAAAAAATAATAGCCAGCAGTGCAGTAGTTAAATACAAAGTAATTCACTTAAGAGCAAAAAATTACTGaattcttactttaaaaaaaaaaagtagttgaGAAGAACTGGTTGAAATGGATAATATGATAATAACCATTAAAAGTACATCTGGATATATTTTTATTAGACAGGTCTAGTGGGTCTGTGAACTGAAATAAGCAACAACTGTAAGACAGTCTAAAGATATTCAAAGCTTATGGTATGCAActcatattttgttttgaatacaCAGGAGTCCACCCACTAgaacaggggtggacaaacttctTTGGCCTGAGGAccgcatctgggtatggaaattgtatggtggaccATGAATGtctagtgggggagggggactctaTGGGGTGTAACGTGGGGGAGGGCTCTATAAGGGATGTTAccgaggtggggggaggagggacttaTGTGGTGTCGTACCAGAGATTCCTAGGGGCCCTGCCAGCAGCGGCACCAAGGCGGCCATACCAGGCCTTGCCATGGGTGGAGGCACCCTAGCTGAGATGGGTGGGGCTGCTGAAGACCGGGAGGGGATTGGGCGTTCTGCTGCATTGGGGGGGGCTGCCGCGTAGGGGCGGGGTTCTGATACCGGAAACAGCATAGTGAAGTCACACCTGCACAGTGTGGCTCTGCGTGTTGGAAGATGGTGCTCATTAATGGAATAGTGAGTCAGGGGCTGGGGAGCGCCGGGTGGGTGGAACGGGGCATGCCCCCAACCCTCGGTTGGAGTGCCCGAGTGGGCCAAGTCCATGACCATGCTCCCTGGCGGGAGCTTGAGGACCAGATAAGAACATCTGACGGGCCGGAAGCAGCCTgagggccgtagtttgcccacccctgcaacaTAATCACTAGATGTCACTGAGAAGCTTAATGGAAATATGAGAGACAACCTCAAGATGTCAGTGCAACTGTATTCAGTTATCTGGCTCCCACATCCCCACTTTGTTCTACGAAGAAATCTTAGGGCAGGAGTAGTCAATAGGCCAACCGCAGGCCAAATCCTGACAAtcagacacttttgaacagaatccaaaatctttatttacttattattatcattattgtagttatttttattatttttcttccctggagtctggaccttcactataccttgaccaagaaatttgggccttgagaaaaaaaaattgaccaccCCTGGCTTAGGGGGCATAAAGGACAAGAAGGGAGGATCAACAGCTGTCAACCCaagtgtcataaacataaagggaagggtaaccacctttctgtatacagtgctataaaatccctcctggccagaggcaacatcctgttacctgtaaaggcttaagaagctcagctaacctggctggcacctgacccaaaggaccaataagggaacaagatactttcaaatcttgggcggGGAAGGGCTTTTGTTTGTCCTCTTTGTTtagtgtttgttctctcttgggactgagagaggccggacagaaatccatcttctccaacccatcctaatccaagtctccaatattgcaaccagtataggtaagccaggcatggcggattagtttatcttttgttttatgttaattttccctgtgttaagagggaggtttattcctgttttctgtacttaactctagctatacccgagagttagggggaaaaaaaaaaaaaaacttgtgaatttccctgcaggtggttaactaccctgcctttaggtagagaaaactccagctcaaaaagaaaaatccctttgtaaaaaaactaacacctctgtctccaggcaaatagacagaaaaccctctagctgctctcagcgtaaaaaaacaacctcttcaggtctgtgcttttggttcaaaatgatctctagttcaaaatgatcccaccgctctgccaccatgtcagggttccttccccactctgaactcgaggtacagatgtggggacccgcatgaaagacccccctaagcttattcttaagagcttaggttaaaaacttccccaaggtacaaactttgccttggccttgaacagtatgctgccaccaccaagcgttttaaacaaagaacagggaaagagaccacctggagacagccctacaccccctttcctggggaaggcttgataataatcctcaccaatttgtacacgtgaacacagacccaaacccttggattttaagaacaatgaaaaatcaatcaggttcttaaaagaataattttaattaaagaaaaggtaaaagaatcacctctgtaaaattaggatggaaaatactttacagggtattcagattcaaaacacagaggatccccctctgggcaaaaccttataaagttacagaaaacaggaaaaaacctccctcttaacacagggaaaattcacataaaacaaaagataaactaatctgccttgcctggcttacctatgccggttgcaatattggagacttggattaggatgggttggagaagatggatttctgtctggcctctctcagtcccaagagagaacaaacactaaacaaagagcacaagCAAAAGCCTCTCGCCCCaagatttaaaagtatcttgttcccttattggtcctttgggtcaggtgccaaccagattagctgagcttcttaagcctttatAGGTAACAGGaggttgcctctggccaggagggattttatagcactgtatgcagaaaggtggctacccttccctttatatttatgacaccaagtTTTAAACGTGCAGTGACATCAgacaatttttcaaatttttcttgCTTCAAAAGAACTCAGACCAGAATCCCACCGTTTTTGAACAGCTAGTCAGAAACCAGTTTAAGTATAGAAACATACTgatacatatgcacacacaatCCCCAGAAAAGTTCGCCAGAAAAGTTTGAGTAGAAACATTAATTCTGGTATATAAAACTTTCAGTCGGTTCTATGCTTTTTCCTCACTAACAAAGTTTACATAAAAGCAAAGCAGGAGAAAGAAGAGGCAGCAATACATGGAACAtagggagggaatggggaaagGAGCTACCAAAACCCCATTTTAGAAGAAATAGAAGGGGAAAGCATGGAGGAGGCTGGGAGGAATCTGGTAACTTTTACAAAACTTTATCCATTTTTGCAACAGAATCAAATGACAAGGAACTATCCCTTGACAAGGAACTATCTCTTGAATTTAATAATAGATACAGAGAAAAATCATTGCTGGGAGACCAGACAGCTTCTCTCTTTATAAATTACTCCTCTTGTTGCTGCATTCATGATTCAGTGTTTATTTTCGTCTTAAATTTAGTAACAAAAACCCTGCTCAGAAAATGTCTCTGTTAAACATAAGTAGTGGAGTGGAGGTGGGTGTCTCCTTTTTCAGTTCTCCAGTGCAGCATTACAGGTAGCCAACTAATCTTCTCAAGTACCTATGTTATGTTTGGCAGAATTTCCAGGCTTAAACATTTTAGTTTTCCTTCTTTACCATTCTTTCAAGAATGTAATGTTTTTAGCAATTACCTGGGAAGGTATATGGCAGAATCCAAAAGAAATCTCCATAACCAACAGTTCCCAAAATACCACCATTGGCATTTTTTCTCATTTCCTCCTGTAGCTTACAGCAGCAATTTCCAGTTTTATTATGGGATAGTAAGAAGTAATGTTTtcgaatttaaaaaaaacaggttacaatatttaaacttaaaatattttctgtagctACTATATAattctgtaaatatatatatttgttttgttatttcaTCTCTAAATCTGTTATATAATTCTAGAACTGTATTACTAATCCTGTAAAGTGTTTTATTAAACCTGTAAAGTGTTTTGTGGTGTaacaatgggattttcaaagcagtcgcTGTTGCCCTGACTGAAAAATACCACCCAGCTCCTTGATAAGTGTACAATACATTATtattttacactgtaaaaatgaaataattatgaAATGTAGTGGATTAATGGCTGCATTGTAATGAGCTGGAATGAAAGCTGCTGCAAGTGGCTTAACTGGGCAACTAGTGGAAAGGGCTTAGGATCTCATCCTGCCAACATCTACACCTGTGAGTAACTTACTGATGTAAAAGTCCCTCCTACTGAATTCTAGGGGACTACTCATCAGTAAAGTTACATATATGTGTGAATAAGATTACTCAACGGCCTacttaaagttaagaatgtgagGTGACCAGGCTTTTGTGTGGATAAGGCAGTAAAAATGCAGAACTCAGTAACACAAAATAAAAGACACTTTCAAATTTTTCTTCTCTATGCTGCAGTCTTGGTTACAGTTCATATCCACTAGACAAACAGGTAAAAAAATCTGCATACAAACATAATGTTCTTCTAGGGCATATcagaaaaacagtaaaaaaaacctctcacctgcgTGGTCTAGTTCTTGGGGACATCATTTCATTTCCAAGTATGTGGTATCTTCTTGCTTCATGCAGCAGCTGATAACACTCTGGAGAATTCTGAATCAGCTGTTCCACTTCCACTGTCTGTACAAAATAGTTAGGATGTAATAAAGGGAGTCTCACATGCGTCAGAAGTTCCTGTAACACTGGCCTTCTCAGATCAACAGCACGGTAAACCCAGCGCATAACTGCTTCAAAAACCATCTCTTCTTTACTAATCACCAACTCATCACTACAAATATAATCAATAAGCTCATCTTTCCCAAGCTCGAGAAATTCTTCATGCTGAGAAACATCCTCAAATGTCTGCAGTGCAAAATTTCTGCATTTGGTGAAGAGTGTCTTTAGTGAGTGTGTATCAGCAAAACGCTGGATTCCCAGGCAGTTACAAGGATCCAGCTGCTCTTCCAGGAACTTGGCACAAGCATCACGCAGAACACTAATTTGAAAGAGACTTGATGTTTCAAAGATATATTGCACATTTTCTGTCGTGATTTTCACCTTGCCAGTGTACACGTACTGTAAAAAGCAATCCATAGCTTCAGCAAAAATGCCATTGATCTCCACCAACATTTCTCTGCTTTCTCTGTGATCATTGCAAAACATAGCTCTGAAGTAGCTACTGCAGGCTGAGAGAACAGCTCGATGGCAGGGAAACTCTCTTCCTTCCACACAGATAATTACATCTGTGAACAAGCGGCTGTCTCTAAACTCATTGAAAATCTGGAGTATGCTTTCAGCATGGGATGATCCTGAAGAGAAGTCAAAAAACTCATGACTTGATAAGGACTTTGGGTCCATTTCAAAAACTTTACGTTTGGTTGCAGGGGAATCACGGACCCCGCTATCCTCTCTATTCAGTCTGCGACCCAGTATTAGTACCATTGTTACATCCGTTGACTATAGAATCATTGAGAAAAGATTTCTGAGTGTCTTCTTTACGGTGCTATGGCTAgaagaattaaaacattttagtATCCAACCAATCAATTCTGACAGTTAATGCCATGAAAGAATTATGAAATTTATGAAACTTacataatacaaaacaaatagCCTGATCAGTCTAAAATCAGTGTAACTTACACTACTCTAGTAAAGGTCAAAAGTTGTTATTTGACAAATGATATGTGACATCATGCAATGCAGTGAAATATATCCTACTGTCATGCATACACGCAAAGAACAGAGTTAAGGCTGCTGTGGGAACCATAATTATGAATACCCTAGCCTTTGTTTACTTGAAGTATCACCCTTATATCAAGCTTAAAAATGTCAAGAGGCTAAATCCTGAattccttactcaagcaaatctCTCGGTTGATATCAGCAGGAGTTTGCCCAAGTAAAGACCTCCGGATTTTGCTATACAGATTTTTAAACTgcttcttactatgtgtttacacagcccctagcacaatgtaACTCTGATCTCAGGGCCTCCAGGTGCTCCTGTAATACTGCTAATAAAAGTAATAT
This DNA window, taken from Caretta caretta isolate rCarCar2 chromosome 9, rCarCar1.hap1, whole genome shotgun sequence, encodes the following:
- the KLHL24 gene encoding kelch-like protein 24; its protein translation is MVLILGRRLNREDSGVRDSPATKRKVFEMDPKSLSSHEFFDFSSGSSHAESILQIFNEFRDSRLFTDVIICVEGREFPCHRAVLSACSSYFRAMFCNDHRESREMLVEINGIFAEAMDCFLQYVYTGKVKITTENVQYIFETSSLFQISVLRDACAKFLEEQLDPCNCLGIQRFADTHSLKTLFTKCRNFALQTFEDVSQHEEFLELGKDELIDYICSDELVISKEEMVFEAVMRWVYRAVDLRRPVLQELLTHVRLPLLHPNYFVQTVEVEQLIQNSPECYQLLHEARRYHILGNEMMSPRTRPRRSTGYSEVIVIVGGCERVGGFNLPYTECYDPVTGEWKSLAKLPEFTKSEYAVCALRNDILVSGGRINSRDVWIYNSQLNIWIRVASLNKGRWRHKMAVLLGKVYVVGGYDGQSRLSSVECYDSFSNRWTEVAPLKEAVSSPAVTSCVGKLFVIGGGPDDNTCSDKVQSYDPDTNSWLLRATIPIAKRCITAVSLNNLIYVAGGLTKAIYCYDPVEDYWMHVQNTFSRQENCGMSVCNGKIYILGGRRENGEATDTILCYDPATGIITGVAAMPRPVSYHGCVTIHRYNEKGFKL